A single region of the Mycobacterium lentiflavum genome encodes:
- a CDS encoding acyl-CoA dehydrogenase family protein: MDFSYVDLSPEDQEFLDHTRAFIAKHVTDEVLRLDRETGENFSEPVHLALGEEGYLTSDFKQESEGGFDPVRRRIFHLEIGRAHTPWFHWGTTAVVARLVKQFGKPELVEAVLPGVLSGEIRLCLGYTEPEGGSDVATCKTRAVREADGSSWVINGSKMFTSNAQNAKYVFLLTNTDPQAQKHKSLTMFLVPLDSEGIEIQGIRTLDGDRTNIVYYSDVRVDDLYRVGEVNGGWTVMRFALDAEHGITETEDHGLQNVSMMSEHGYLMAEAADGVAAILSRPDANGRRPIDDESTKYRLGRCMARIEAALSTPGIYGRVALIQTMRDVSPELMDLLGAASALPTDTTGSADDGAVEFIFRHGVPAGIYGGTMEVFRNMIAQHELKLGRPSYGG, translated from the coding sequence ATGGACTTCTCCTACGTCGACCTCTCGCCCGAGGACCAGGAATTCCTTGACCACACCCGGGCGTTCATCGCCAAGCACGTCACCGACGAGGTGCTGCGGCTTGATCGCGAGACGGGTGAAAACTTCAGTGAGCCAGTGCATTTAGCGCTGGGCGAAGAGGGTTATCTGACGTCGGATTTCAAACAGGAGTCCGAGGGGGGATTCGATCCGGTGCGCCGGCGAATCTTCCACCTCGAGATCGGCCGTGCCCACACGCCGTGGTTCCACTGGGGGACCACCGCGGTCGTCGCACGTTTGGTCAAACAATTCGGGAAGCCCGAACTCGTTGAGGCGGTACTGCCGGGCGTGCTGTCCGGCGAGATCCGGCTGTGCCTCGGTTACACCGAACCCGAGGGCGGCTCGGACGTCGCGACCTGCAAGACCCGAGCCGTGCGGGAAGCGGATGGATCGAGCTGGGTTATCAACGGGTCCAAGATGTTCACCTCGAACGCGCAGAACGCCAAGTACGTCTTCCTGCTCACCAACACCGACCCGCAAGCGCAGAAACACAAGAGCCTGACCATGTTTCTGGTGCCGCTGGATTCCGAGGGCATCGAGATCCAGGGCATCCGCACGCTGGACGGCGACCGCACCAACATCGTGTACTACAGCGACGTGCGGGTCGACGACCTCTACCGGGTCGGCGAGGTCAATGGCGGCTGGACCGTGATGCGGTTCGCCCTGGACGCCGAGCACGGCATTACCGAGACCGAAGACCATGGTCTGCAGAATGTTTCGATGATGTCGGAGCACGGTTATCTGATGGCCGAGGCGGCCGACGGAGTCGCGGCGATCCTATCCCGGCCGGACGCCAACGGGCGGCGCCCGATTGACGACGAGTCGACGAAATACCGGCTCGGGCGCTGTATGGCCCGCATCGAGGCGGCGCTGTCGACGCCCGGGATCTACGGACGCGTCGCGCTCATCCAGACCATGCGCGACGTCTCACCGGAATTGATGGACCTGCTGGGGGCGGCATCGGCATTGCCCACCGACACAACGGGTTCCGCGGACGACGGCGCCGTCGAGTTCATCTTTCGCCACGGCGTGCCCGCCGGGATCTACGGCGGCACCATGGAGGTCTTCCGCAACATGATCGCCCAGCACGAGCTGAAGCTCGGGCGTCCCAGCTACGGCGGCTAG
- a CDS encoding winged helix-turn-helix transcriptional regulator has translation MSKVLDLLSTKTTFQVLRELFFGTTRFEDFVARTATSAPAASRALKQLEAAQIVTRVPYREPGSRARDEYRLTEAGEDLLPVFMSLVQWGDAYLQDGPAPLSFVDADTGETLAVRVTADTGTPKKRSTDIEIRGHSAGRRR, from the coding sequence ATGTCCAAGGTGCTCGACCTACTCAGCACCAAAACCACATTCCAGGTGCTGCGCGAGTTGTTCTTCGGCACGACACGCTTCGAGGATTTCGTGGCGCGGACCGCGACGTCGGCGCCGGCGGCGTCGCGCGCGCTCAAGCAGCTCGAGGCCGCGCAGATCGTCACCCGCGTGCCCTATCGGGAGCCGGGCAGCCGCGCGCGCGACGAGTACCGGCTGACCGAGGCCGGGGAGGATCTGTTGCCGGTCTTCATGTCGCTGGTGCAGTGGGGCGACGCCTACCTGCAGGACGGACCCGCCCCCCTGTCGTTCGTCGACGCCGATACCGGCGAAACCCTCGCGGTCCGCGTGACCGCCGACACCGGCACCCCGAAGAAGCGGTCGACGGACATCGAGATACGCGGCCACAGCGCCGGACGCCGGCGTTAG
- a CDS encoding DUF427 domain-containing protein, which yields MSLVAGRGPLSSDPAGRFAPPLPGDVIYIEPHPRRVQAFKDGHPVIDTEQVLLVHRQGRPLSYLFRADDVGNLPAEPDSEAPGFVHVPWDAVDTWLEEGRELVHYPPNPYHRVDCRPTARRLRVSVADTVLVDTDDTVIVFETALEPRLYVHPAHVHTNLLRPSETTSYCNYKGFATYWSVGDVEDVAWSYPDPPPESLPIKGFLSFDSTRADVLAELPLSSPPPRSRT from the coding sequence ATGAGTCTGGTCGCCGGACGTGGTCCGCTCAGCAGCGATCCGGCCGGGCGGTTCGCTCCCCCGCTGCCCGGTGACGTGATCTACATCGAGCCACACCCGCGCCGGGTACAGGCGTTCAAGGACGGGCACCCGGTGATCGACACCGAGCAGGTTCTGTTGGTGCACCGGCAGGGCCGTCCGCTGAGCTATCTGTTCCGGGCCGATGACGTCGGCAACCTGCCGGCCGAACCCGATTCGGAGGCACCGGGTTTCGTGCACGTGCCGTGGGATGCCGTCGACACCTGGCTGGAGGAAGGCCGCGAACTCGTGCACTACCCGCCGAATCCGTATCACCGGGTCGACTGCCGGCCCACCGCACGTCGCCTGCGCGTCAGCGTCGCGGACACCGTGCTGGTCGATACCGACGACACCGTGATCGTCTTCGAGACCGCCCTCGAGCCAAGGCTTTACGTCCATCCCGCGCACGTGCATACCAATCTGCTGCGGCCTTCGGAGACGACGAGCTACTGCAACTACAAGGGCTTCGCGACGTACTGGTCGGTGGGTGACGTCGAGGACGTCGCGTGGAGCTATCCGGATCCGCCGCCGGAAAGCCTGCCCATCAAGGGTTTTCTCAGTTTCGACAGCACGCGTGCGGACGTGCTTGCCGAATTGCCGCTCAGCTCGCCACCGCCACGATCGCGAACATGA
- a CDS encoding NmrA family NAD(P)-binding protein, with the protein MSTEKLFLITGPTGNTGAPTVGILRAAGHRVRAFVHRIDRRSDALTALGAEVVEGDLLDFRAVSSAMTGVDAAYFCYPIAPGTLLPATAIFAQAASEAGVDAVVNMSQISARREAKSNAAQQHWIAERLLDRAAFKTTQLRPTFFAEWLKWQWQRDDNEGVLRLPFGHGRHAPISGVDQARVIAAILQHPAPHDRQIYPLVGAHELDHYGIADEIADTLGLPVRYEPVSIPAFAAGLSAAGFPEFFVQHISSVAQDYQDGIFSGENNLVEVIGGHQPMTVADFVNANRTEFDRDGRFVRRGQLKAS; encoded by the coding sequence ATGTCGACCGAGAAGCTGTTTCTGATCACCGGGCCAACCGGCAACACCGGGGCGCCCACCGTCGGGATTCTGCGTGCAGCCGGCCACCGGGTCCGCGCGTTCGTGCACCGCATCGACCGTCGCTCCGACGCGCTGACCGCCCTGGGTGCCGAGGTCGTCGAAGGCGATCTGCTCGATTTCCGTGCCGTCAGCTCCGCCATGACCGGTGTGGACGCCGCCTACTTCTGCTACCCGATCGCACCGGGCACGCTGCTGCCGGCCACCGCGATCTTCGCCCAGGCTGCCAGCGAGGCCGGTGTTGACGCCGTGGTCAACATGTCGCAGATCTCCGCCCGCCGGGAAGCGAAAAGTAATGCAGCCCAGCAACATTGGATTGCTGAGCGGCTGCTGGACCGCGCCGCGTTCAAAACCACCCAGCTGCGCCCGACCTTCTTCGCAGAGTGGTTGAAATGGCAATGGCAGCGCGATGACAACGAGGGCGTACTGCGGCTGCCGTTCGGCCACGGCCGCCACGCGCCCATCTCCGGTGTCGACCAGGCCCGGGTGATTGCCGCCATCCTGCAGCACCCCGCGCCGCACGACCGCCAGATCTACCCGCTGGTCGGCGCCCACGAGCTGGATCACTACGGCATCGCCGACGAGATCGCCGACACGCTGGGGTTGCCGGTCCGCTACGAGCCGGTCTCAATCCCCGCCTTCGCGGCCGGTCTGTCCGCCGCCGGCTTCCCGGAGTTCTTCGTGCAGCACATCAGCAGCGTCGCTCAGGACTACCAGGACGGCATCTTCTCCGGCGAGAACAACCTGGTCGAGGTGATCGGCGGGCACCAGCCGATGACCGTGGCCGACTTCGTCAACGCGAACCGTACCGAGTTCGATCGCGACGGACGTTTCGTGCGGCGGGGGCAGCTCAAGGCGAGCTGA